The region GGGGCTGCTCGGTCCGAGCAATTGCTGTGAGTGCCCGCCGGTGTGACAGCGGCCCCGATGTCACCAGCGGGGTTCGCTGCGGGTTTGTGTTGTGAGGGCGGTGAGACGTGCGGTGCCAGACCCGACCCTGTCCTGGCTCTGAGCCAGGGGGAGCCTGTGCCAATGAGGCTCAGTGCTCGTTAGCAGCCGCTCAGGCTGCGCTAACGAGGGGTGACCGCACCCAGCACCAGAGGCCAGGGGACCTTTGGCTGGTGACCACGCTCTCCTCTCCAGGTGGGGACACGGAGCTGGAGCAGCATCGAGAGCCGGTTTGTCCCACAAAATCTGCTCCGGTCGCACAGAGGGACGGGGTAAAAACCGCGGCCGGCCGGTTCCTGCGGTGAGCGCTGCAGCGGGACCGGCGGGAAAACACTGAAGAACTACGGGCTAAGCCCATGGACACTCAGATGGGTCGAGTCCAGCAGCAAGTCTGGCcgggaaagaaataaaaacaaactccaAACATAAGTAAGTGGAAGCACCGGCAAGGAAAGCCCggctttgcctttccctgctccttCACAGGTACACAAGGGAGGGCTGTGAGGAGTCTCTTCTCAAAAAGAAATATCAGAACCTCAGTTTGCTGGGAGGGaagcaaacaaacccagagcagctcctggtGCCTGTAAACCCGGCGATGCCAGGGAGCTGCTGACCGTTCCAGCCACAGCCGGGTCCACAActtgggggtgggagggaaacCAAAATCATCACCGGTAACTGAATTAAAATCAGAATacagagctgggacaggaggAAGCAGCTTCGCAAGTCACAGACAGGGAGGTCTGGTTTAGCGACAAGTGTGTCTGAGATCCCGGAGGACACGGGAGACGTCTCGAGGACCAACAGCCTGAGACAGATGTTTCCAGGGGCTCGTACGAGCTCCTCAGACAAgtccaagaggaaaaagaaatccaaaaccTGCAGCAACCTCCGGCTTTCTTGTTCCCTCCCGTCAGGAGGAAGAAGTTGTGAAGCCTAATTTAGGCTGCATTACATCCTGTATTCCAATTAACAGAATACTTTCCTCAGATGATTgatgcaaagaaaacaacagtaaaacaataataaaaaaacaacccacaaaactTCCTTTTGGTGAAAGTAACAGCATCCGCGGCCTCGCGGCTCCAGGCACGATGCACATTTAGCTTATTTCAAAGAGCTGGCCCGCGTGCCCACGGCCCGGCAGAGGCGAGGAGCGCGGGACCAGCACGGGACAGGGCCCAGCGGGAATCGTGCTCCGTGGGGGCAGAGCGGGCAAAGAACGGACCGACACCTGGTTCCTAACGGGACCATCGACAGCACAGCTCTGCGAGTGCGGTATCTGTGAGCAAACTGACACGAGACCTGGAAAACGCTACCGGCACGCACACAACAGCTCCTGTTTTgggaaaaagtaataaataagagTGTTACTGCAAAGTTCCCCTTTTCGGCTGAGTGGCCTCCCATCCACACTCTGGAAACAGCCGCATCCTTCCTCCCAGCCGCCACACCGAGACTGAGACGGAGACACTGCAAGTGAGTCTGAACAAAAACTTTTCACtgagaagatgaagaaaacacCCCAGTTTCTCTCCAAGGTTTCCCCAGCtcgctcccccagccccagccctgcagaaacaaacccaaacctgcGGCGCTGGCCGTGGCTCCGGTCCCAGCGCTTACTCCAGCAGCACAAACGCGCCGGGGCTGCTACTGCCCTCGGTGTCTGAGAGGCTGCGACTCGCGCTGAAAACCAGAAAGTGCCGCAGCATTAACGTGCGGATCCCGAGGTGGCTCCAAAGCCCCAGAGCACCCGCAGCAGCGAGACCCCGTaccagagctgcaggaggagctcACCCTGATCAGCCCAGCTCGAAACTCAGCTCACTCACCAACTGCTCCCTCATCTCTATgttctccctccctgccctttGCAGCCCTTCTCACACCATCCCCGAGCGGCTACTCGGCTTCGGTGACGCTCAGGGCCGCGCTCCAGCAGCcggcgggcagcgcggggccggCTCTGCCTTTCAGGGTCTCTCCGCAGCGCTCCGGGCTGTTCCCGGCGTCGGAGCTGCcgctggggtgctggggcatCCCCTGGGCGATGCCCACGGGTCGGCACTTGGCGCGTTTCTCCGGGGAGAAAGCGAAGCCAAAGCTGGGGGGCAGCTCGGGCTCTGGCTCTCCCCGGGCTGACACGCGGGGCAGCTTTTTGGCGGTGACTTCTCCGTGGGACCTGCAGGAACCGGCCGCCTCCCGGGCCGGCCTCGTGTCGCCCTGCAGAGGCAAAGTGCAGGGCCTGGGCCGGTGCCGGCTCAGCTCCGGCTCTCGGGGCCGCGCGGCCGGAGTCTCTCCAGCGACGCTCCGGGAAGGGGACAGAAGAAGGGACGCGGTGCCCGGCTGCTCCGATGGCTCCCAGGCCCTTTCCCCCGCGGCGGCCGGAGCGAAACCCCAGGGCTCCATTTCCCCGGCCGCCGCGTCGGTGtcgagctggagctgctgccagcccggCCAGCTCAGCCCGCCCTCGGGAGCCGCCGGCTCGCCCTCCTCctggctcctgctcctcctggaTCCGCCGGCCTCCTGTTTGCCACCCTCCGGCTTCCACCAGAGCCCGCACGGCCCAGGGCCGCCCTTGGCAACCTGCGGGTCGGCCAGCTCGAGCTCCAGGCTCTCCGTGTCCAGCGAGCGGCTCCTCCGGCCCACGGAGAGCGGTGCCGGCAGCGAGGGGCTCAGCCCGTGCAGGCGCAGGTGCCGGGGCAGGCTGGCGACcccccaggggcagctctgcaAGGAGCCCGGGGGGTACCCCGGGGACATTCTCTCGTCACATTCGGCCAACGACTCTTGCTGTCCGTAGCCGTCGTCAAAGTCCTCGGCGATGTCCTCGCCGGCGTTCATCTCGGGATGCCGCTCGCactccccttctccttcctgctCCACGTCCACCACGTCAAAGGTGACCATGGTGGGGAGGGCAGGCAGGTTCTGGGTGAAGGAAGAGCCGGAGCTGGAGCTCCCCAGGCTTTCcgagaggctggagaagagggTCCCGCTGCTGTTGAACTGCACCAGCGCCTGCGAGAAGCTCACGGCGTGCTCGGGCTCGTGCTCGCTGCCCAgcgggggctgggggctggtgGCCCCCGCTCCACCGCCGcgctccagctctgccagtcTGTAGCCGGGGAACAGCCCCGCGTTGGCTGGGGCTACCGAGCCCCCAAACAACCCACAGTCTGGGTCCAAATCAAACCCCCGGTTGTTCTTTGGGAGCTGAGTAAGGCaacttccttgggctttttggCTGTTGTAACAGTTCTCTGGACACAGAGTCCCTGGGAAATCCCTCCACTCGGGATCTTCAGCTCTGGCCACCGCAACCCCGCCGGCCACAGCCCTGCTTGGGGCGTGCGAGGCCGCCTGCTCGCTACCAAGGCCGCTCTGATTCTTGCCAACCGAGCCGGCAGCTCTAGTTTTACATTCAAGGCGCTGCTGCTCCCGGGGACACTTCTCCTTGCCGGGAACATGCAGCCGTTTCAAGAGCGGTTCCCGCTGCAGCTCCCAGAACAGCAGCTCTTTCTGAATGGCCGCCAGCCGCTCTTCCTCCGTCTCCATCAGCCCTCGCTTCTGGTCCATCAGCTGCATCAGGCTCTTCTCAGCAGGGAGGCACAAGTCCAAGAAGTAGCTGAAGAGCCCCGGCTGTGGGACTTTGCCCTCAAACAGGGATTCCTCCCCGTGACAGGGACTCAGCAGCGCGTCAAACTCATAAAGGGCATCCCCGCTGTAACTGTCTCTGGGCAGACGCTCCTTCTTCATCTCCCCCAGCCCGTCTCCAGCCTCGTCCTCCAGCCCCGGCGTGGTGGAGTCGTAATAACCCTCGTCGCTGTTGGGGGCGGACTCTTGCTGCTCGCTCTGCGGCGTCAGGAGCTCAACGCCGTCCATCGCGCCCCCCGCGTAGGGCTGGGCCTGCGCCTCGTGCGAGGCCTGCGTCTCCAGACTGCTGCTGGACACCTGGGCCCCGTAGCTCCTGTCCCCCGCTGCGCCGCGGggccacagctgctgcaggtaCTCCTCCTCCGCCTCCTCGGGCACGGCCATCTCCTCCCCGCCGCCCTGGTAGGTGACCAGGCAGGAGCTGCGTTGAGCAGCGTCTCTGCTGCGCtccacagagatgctgctctcGGCGATGTCGGGCTCGGCGATGTCGTCTCCACAGCCCGTCAGGGAGTCGAAGCTCTTCAGGGACGCGGCGTCTCCCAAGATGAGGCTCAGCAGGTCCCCGgagtgcaggcagggagggTCGATGTCCATGGAGTCTGGGTGAGAGGCCGGCA is a window of Columba livia isolate bColLiv1 breed racing homer chromosome 12, bColLiv1.pat.W.v2, whole genome shotgun sequence DNA encoding:
- the LOC102086637 gene encoding APC membrane recruitment protein 1 gives rise to the protein MHPNRPAAMETGCAEEPARSGSQSLVCGQREGREQRREESGDRLPERGDASVVAAEPQQPQPPPGKLKKTAFKLFGGKRSICTLPSFFGGRSKGQGKVASKKGLSKCQTHDGLSGAACDGAQPESPSEGSGDSRPCPLPSSQSAHLALDTSARVDLGPWDSSPGGSAEGCEKKPNGDKSSFARPKKGLKGFLNSIRRHRKSKVAECERAEAPEWSGGSEEAGKAPGAGGESRGAAQGRALGPVPLAAAGPGSSGGERSGGSAAGCAEAAEPGCVPAAGGGSEGDAVATPGNGDVLVTRSEADAGVCAEFDRGDVLPASHPDSMDIDPPCLHSGDLLSLILGDAASLKSFDSLTGCGDDIAEPDIAESSISVERSRDAAQRSSCLVTYQGGGEEMAVPEEAEEEYLQQLWPRGAAGDRSYGAQVSSSSLETQASHEAQAQPYAGGAMDGVELLTPQSEQQESAPNSDEGYYDSTTPGLEDEAGDGLGEMKKERLPRDSYSGDALYEFDALLSPCHGEESLFEGKVPQPGLFSYFLDLCLPAEKSLMQLMDQKRGLMETEEERLAAIQKELLFWELQREPLLKRLHVPGKEKCPREQQRLECKTRAAGSVGKNQSGLGSEQAASHAPSRAVAGGVAVARAEDPEWRDFPGTLCPENCYNSQKAQGSCLTQLPKNNRGFDLDPDCGLFGGSVAPANAGLFPGYRLAELERGGGAGATSPQPPLGSEHEPEHAVSFSQALVQFNSSGTLFSSLSESLGSSSSGSSFTQNLPALPTMVTFDVVDVEQEGEGECERHPEMNAGEDIAEDFDDGYGQQESLAECDERMSPGYPPGSLQSCPWGVASLPRHLRLHGLSPSLPAPLSVGRRSRSLDTESLELELADPQVAKGGPGPCGLWWKPEGGKQEAGGSRRSRSQEEGEPAAPEGGLSWPGWQQLQLDTDAAAGEMEPWGFAPAAAGERAWEPSEQPGTASLLLSPSRSVAGETPAARPREPELSRHRPRPCTLPLQGDTRPAREAAGSCRSHGEVTAKKLPRVSARGEPEPELPPSFGFAFSPEKRAKCRPVGIAQGMPQHPSGSSDAGNSPERCGETLKGRAGPALPAGCWSAALSVTEAE